Genomic DNA from Salvia miltiorrhiza cultivar Shanhuang (shh) chromosome 1, IMPLAD_Smil_shh, whole genome shotgun sequence:
attaaaaaaatatgtattttgtgtttaaatgaaaaagtaaaaaatgtgaataaaaaataaaatttttgtcaaataaggaaaaatctcaaaataagtgggacacccaaaatggaAACAGTCTCAAGATAggtaggacggagggagtcattaataaatgatttgtgaGTTTCCCTcggaaaaagaaaatgatttgTGAGATaagttttttgtaattttgcATAGTTTAGAATATGATAATTGTGAAATGGTTCAAATGTGTAGTGTTAATTTCCATACCATATGTAGATGATTATAAGAAGGAaagtaatttttgaatttgggaAATATTAACATGGGTCCTGAATTCTGACAAAATAGATGTATAGGCTGGTACCTAAATTAATGGTGAAATTCGCAATAAAAATTGACGTTGCTGCCATTGTTCTATTCATCAGATTATAGTACAATGAAGTAACCATTCAACGTACATGGTCCTAGTTAGTTCAGAAGAGACTCGATCTAttgtctcattttctttttcacgCTAATTGGTAATAAATCTCCAACCTTAAATTCATTTTTCTAGTAAATCTAAATGCTAATCCTATACTGTCACCCCAGCTGTTTAAGTTTAACACACAAATAAAACaagaacaaaaaaagaaaaacacgaATGTTCCTAATAATCTTCATATAGAAATACTAGTAGTTTATTATATATGGCCACCATAATGGATTATTTTTTAGTTTGAAAATTTGACATATTATTAGATTTTGCTCTCCACAAAGATTAACCAATAAGTTAATAATCATTAAGGAAACACaccatttaatttattttaagttgaTGGAATAAATTTGTGTTACGTCTtaactaaaaagaaaattattgaGACCAAATTGCGAAAGCAATAATAGTTGGCAGGTTGGGAACAGATATATACATTGATTATCATATCTACTCTTTTTGTTGCTGGCATTATAACCCATTGTTTCCATCTCTCTCAACCAAATTTACtctttttcttcaataaaagcATTTTCGCAGGTTTATTTACACTTTTTTTGTTAAATGGCCTCGATTTCTTTTGACCGTGTAATAAATATACTCAATAATCAAACTTGAAAAATCATTGTGTACGGTTTTCTCAACAGTATCAGTGCGCGCATTATATATGTTGTTCCCTAGTCACTTGACTTGATTTTGAAATCATATAGGTTTTCAatgtatatttaatgaatttataataataatagaatctTATTCTTCTCCTTTTAGGCtgattcttttttatgaaaaatagtggaatacatatattttctcatcttttcacaCGTTCTTTTAGTTgaaaatttttccttttttcacaCGTTCTCTCTTtagaatattttcattttttttttcaccaaAGAAAACAGGAAAAAAAGAAAGTATGGACCACTAAAATGTGATAACCTTTCCTTCTTTTCtgatgataaatttacaaccaaaaggAATAAACACTTAGTAGAAAAGTTACAAGTACAATTTTAATGTAGCGATGAAGGATGAAATTGTAtagaatttttatgtaattctaataattgatgaaagaaaaatatacaaGGATTTGAAtttaaagggaaaaagaaaaagaaaactagGACGTCGAGGGttgagtattattattattattattattattattattattattattattgatgtaGATGATATTATACTCTTTTTTTGGGGTTAGGCATAGCAGATAAAAATCACATATATATTAAGGAAAAAACGATCAAAGAAGAAAGTCAATTGTATTTAGTTTACGACAaaagaataaaacaaaaaaagagcTTTATCTCCAACAACCTTAACACTTCATCTCAACTCAACCCTAATGTTAGAGCTCAACTTAGCTTAGCCTTGTCCCTTCAGCCTAGCACAACCTTGACGCTTGAATTCAACTCAACCCTAGTGGCTTTTAACCACGTGGTCGTGGGTTCATTTCCTACAGACGGCGCCGGCTGATGAAACAAAAATCGACACGATAAATAAAAACGATAAAAAGACTCAGATTTTCGTGGTTTGATCATAAGATCTACATTCAAGGTGGATTTTCGAGAGTTTTCACTATATTTTTGGAGAGTGGTTACATTTTACATGTGAAGAAGTGAATTGAGAATCCCCTAAACTAATAATAAAAGTGTTAATAAGCAAAAATGCCCACATTCTTAAATTGTATAGTAAAAATGCCCTAAGTTATAAACTTAAACATTTTATACtctaattatgtgaagtacctattttaccaTTTGATGTTGAtgtgtttgcttggttttttgtgaaagtcttatacATTTGGCCGATTTGACAaccatcagtcataaaagtcaatgattagacagctatcagtcaagagtacatatgagcgatgggtggctagatcatgtgtccgcccatgatctagccacccatcggtcatatgtactcttgactgatagctgtctaATCATTGACATTTatgactgatagttgtcaaatcgatcaaatgtgtaagactttcacagaaaaccaagcaaatccatcaaatcaaaggttatttaaagaatagagcataaaatgtttatgtttataaaagatgacatttttcacatataacttaaggaataaggcattttaaattttcactcataATAAAATGTCCTATTTATAGCCATAAGAGTAAACCTAGGGCACTTGAGCACATTTGACCCCTAAGGTCCATTAATTTAAACAATGGGGCCTAAGCCCTTATTACATGAGTCGTTGAGCTGCCAAGATAATTCCCGATTGATAAGGTCAGCTCTGTCAAGTCAGCACTgtacaaaatatttgaaataataataataataataataataataataataataataataataataataataataataataataataataataataataataataataataattgtgtcaataataataatataaaataaagattTCAGTCATGTTAATTAATTGTACAGCATTGAATCATTGATGCAGATTTCACTCCTCATCAGTATAGAAGATGAAATCCGATAGAATTTTAATGTATATATAatgattcaatatatatatttttctaaatatatttttattatatagaGATATTTAATAGTAAGCCATATCAAATAGCTACAAAGATATATCAAATAGATTTAATGTAATACtatctaataaataaatattatcaatatataatactatttcatttatatatatatatatatatatatatatatatatatataaaagatagatttagtataatatttaatgaataaatatattctaataaatatataatatgtatttacaaaattgaaaataaaatacgcCATTCgtccataaaaacatgcatagttttcattttttgtccgtcacataaaaacatgcataactcatttataataataattctttCACTAAACTTCACAAATAATATGGGACTCTTCTCCACTCACACTGCgctttacatgatttttttaaaccCGTCTCGTCTCatattatgcatgtttttatggaacgaagggagtatatagtaGGAATAAAATAGACAATTTACGTTTTGTGCCCAAGTTAATTTTTCTTATTAGTATAGAATATAGATAGTAGATATATGCGTATTCGTATTAAAACTTGCCCATAAATTGTAGCTGGATTGATATTAGTTAGCTAGCTAGTTGCAAAGTTAATAACTTGATCTTATTATTGGTACACATTTGTtcatctctctatatatatcttTGTAGGGAAACAATCTTACTTGTGAAGAaacttacaaaaaaataatcaatctttttattgtttttccacATCTCACGCCAAATGCCATAAGCGTTGAATAGAAAGTAGTATCTATCTTTCACGGAGAAACCAAACGTGTAGCTTAAAATTCATCACAATCAAATAGTTCGATCTATCTTTCTTCATTTACTTTTCCAAATAAAATTGAGAAAAGTGGTCCTCACTTACAGAGCAGTAATTATCATTCTTACAAGCCAGACACAGAGACTTGCAGAAATGCTTACTTAGCAAAACatgaatttcttcttcttcttttttcaccCCACCCAAATTTATTTTCTTCGGTGGTCAGCCTTCATATTCATGGGTCCACTTGGTCAAAATGCCATTCTTCATCAACCTTAAATATAAATGAGATGGGCTTGGGTGCGGTACCCTCAGCTGCTCCCTCAAACAAAACTATTACTACTATTATGGAAACTAAAATACTCATTTctaaaaagtaataaaagtgtTATATATAGCCATTTAAATAAGTGGTAATAGGCATGaacgtcccacttcaattgacacacttgtcttttttgtttgtctcacttcaattggcacttttcaaaaataacatgtggttcctaccttctctacacacattaaacaaatggtCCCCGCCCACTTTAAACACCCAAccatttattcttaatctccgtgcccaaagtaAAAGTGCCAATTAAAATGGGATGGaggaagaggaaaaaaaaatatcatacttTATAAATTTAAGTATTTTAAGTTTAAGTGAAGAAGGTGTTATACATTTGATTGATTTGATAACTATCAAATAGTAATGTGTAAGAAAAATCTGAAAACAAATGATTTGACAATTAATAGCCAAGAATTCATCTAGCCGCTGgtatattactaatatttggGATCccaatcttttatttatttttttgtgacaAACTCACTCTTGAATTTACAATGCATAGGACAGTATTGGAAGGAATGCACAATGAAAGAAGCTCAAAATTATTCAATCTAAGTATATTATTTGTATGTTTTCAAGCTACATATATCACTCAAGTAAACGCCTTGTTGAAGAATTACGTAGTACATAGAAGAGGTTCAAAAATGGCTCAAAACTTCACTAATAAAATACAAGATGTTTTAACATCTACCAAATTATACATTCATAATGTTTTTTCCACTTCCATGGCATTTTTTTAAGGCAAATACACAACAGTTCTCTCGAACCTAACTTCTCTCCTAACTGTAATAAGGGAGACCGTCGGTTAAATAAGTCACCATCTTCTTCTATAAGGGAGTCAAAATTTATGCGATAAATTGAAGGAGACTCGAAATATTCGTATGCCACGGAACTTGCGTTCCAAGACTCGAGTTCCGATTCATCCATGGGTTTCCAGTCAGCACCGGGCGCGGGTTACTTTACACTATTCCTTCTGGATGAAAGAGAGTATAAAATCTGTATGTACAGAGAAGAGCTGCGTGTCCAAGAAAAGCTGTTTGTCCAACATATAAGAATGAAAATCTTAGGCATAACGTCGAGCTTTTATATACGCAAAATCACGTACAGATGGGATGCCATGAACAGCGTAtcgaaataaaaaatgatgcaCTTGAAGTAAACATTATAGTGCTGAGTACCGACCTTCATGAAAGGGCGATTCCGACTGGGGAATGACTCGATGAAACTCTCTTTTAACAACAATGATACCTGATATCAGTAATAAGAACATTCAAATATCACTCACATATCTTGCCATTTGGTATATACAAGTCTTTCAGAAATTAGAGAGATGGTCAAGAGAGGGGAGAACACCAAAATCGACACTATAAAAGATCCCTGCTCGTAACATGACACTTCATAGTTTACGCTATTCATACTATCATCAAACTTGCAGAATTTGAGTCAATATAAACACACCTTATCATCGTTTGATTGAACATTAGTGATTGTGTGAGAACGAAGGTTAGAACAGAGAGAGTCCAAGTAAGACCGCAGCACTTCCAGAAAGCCTTTGGCAGCTTCGATCTACATTTGTTATAGAAGTCAAAAAATGAATACCAAGCTCTTGAAACATAGTTGCAAAGATATGCCATCAATCTTAAAAACTATCTACACCAAAATAATACAAATGAATCAGAAGTTGGTAAATGACACTAAAACCTACAGGTGAATTGACCGGaaattcattattattattattatatatatttttttttttcatattaaaccttgaaagAAAATGCATTACATGTTGTACTTAGTCTTCTAGTGCGATACGAAAAGAGTGTAATCTACCTCTTCTCAACCCACTAAAGAAATCACAAGTTTGTCGATGCCATGTGTATAACATGCATTAACTAAGTATAATCATATGAAACATGCAATGTATAGACACAATTAAGTTTGTTGTTATcttgttattaaaaaaaatgtggtGCAAGTAGTAGAAATGTAGAACTAAGCTTTGTTTCACAGTCAAATCTAAAAACGGGAAATTAACAACCAATATAATCACCACCTGcacatcagtacattcatagaCTGGCCTTTTCTTCCCCAAGTAACTTTCTCCCACCAATTTCGCATGGTAAGGACTCAGGAGTGAGTACAACTCTCTCTGTTGAGGTAGCTGTGGTAGTGATGGTGATTTCACCTATTGAGAAACAAagggagaaaaagaaaaaacaaagatAACAGGATCAGGGACAGACAGCAACTTCGGAATGAGAACATCTCTAAGCAATAAATGCAGTAAGGTTGGAAAAGAACGTGCAGGATTCAGGAAATCTATTGCTGCAAAATGCCTATGTGGTTCTAAATTGGTAAGTGTAATATTTCTTAGTTGAAGACGTGGTCATAGTTTGTAGAATCAATTGTAGCAGAGGGTATATAGATGGAAGGAGGTTTAAAAGAGAAGTCGTGCGAGCTGTACAAGATCAACCTTTCAATGCTTCCCTGTTCATGAAATTTAATTACGCAAACAGCTAGATCAATGGGGCATCGGGTGATACAATTggtctactttttttttttttttttgagaatcgATACAATTGGTTTACTAAACGTAGTAGATTGGATGCATTTCATAATAGATTATCACAGAGGCATTGGATTGCAGCCATGGGATCACTCATCAACTGATCAACCATGAATAGATAATGGTATTGGAGTATTATCTATTCATCACAGTAGTAACACATCTGGCGAAGTTACCTGATTTCTATTTGCATCCACCAGAATCGCATTTGTTAACTTCGCCTGCAGCTCCGTTTTGTTCTTTACACCTACCtgctcaaaaaagaaaacatagcATAAATAATTCAGACGAAAAAATCGTATAATATGTTAAAGAAAATGGTATCTTCAAATCAATAAACACAATTAATTGACGGTGACAGTCTTTCAGATAGTGATTTGACAAAAACTTAAATTTTACTTGAAGTAAAGTGATCTGAAGAGCATGAGACACCGACAAATAAATTCACCAGAAGTGTTACTATTGAGGAATCATCTGAGACTCAATTCTGAGGCTCTAGTCTAAACTGATAAAAAAGAACAACTATGAAAAACTCACTATGTATGGGACAGGCGCATCCAGAAAGTCCAGCATGTCATTTGGAAGTATCTGCAAATAGTTTTGTTAATAAATATAGCCATGACATAAATCATTTTATGATAAATAACCAGAAAAAGGAAACAGTAAACTACCGGCATTAACAAGCTCTGCCACTGATAAGGTCGAATCAGGGGGATAATTGATAGAACTAAAGCAGATAAAATACCCTGCACAAGCAAGCAATTTAAGTGCATCAAACTTGGTTTCAAGTACCAACTGGATGATCGAAAAAAAAGAAGTTGAACTATACGCATATGGAAAAAAATGAGGATTTGGAAAATGATAGCATAATTGTCCCGAGATTAAGCTGTTTGCAAGACAATTCTCAGTATATATCTATAGACGTACCAAATTTGAACAGACAATGACAATCTGTTTCTCCAGTAGGGCTCCTGCAAATATTGTCAACACCTGTAAAAGACAACGAACAAGTAGCATATGTTAGTCCATCGACAGGCATCGAAAGGTAAattcctataaaattattattactgTGGCTGGTACAAACATGGTAACTGCATCCATGGGGGCCACCTACATGCATATGCTATGTACTTCCTAAATCTTGAATCGCAACTTGATGCAGTATAATGAGGAAACAAAAACTTGTACATCAATGTCCATCAGGTGAGAAGAAGACTGCTAATACCCAATGAAGGTGGACTTACATGCTCCAATCTTAGGGTACCACATAGGCAGGCGATAGCCCAAACTGATAAAGCAGCTGCCTCCTCTTCCACCACAAGTTCGCCGTGGGCCTTCATAGAAGAGTTTATATTAGTAAATGAACACTACAAACAATCGTTTTAAGAGAACACTAACTGGGTAgtgcataaaataaattatccaTAAACAGGGGACAACCCCTTGAAGTCTTCAGTCCGATACTAAAAGTTTTTGGAGAAACAAACATTTTAAATGACGATGGACTCAGGCATTAACCACTCTACCACTAGGCCAACACAAGCACACAAGTTGAGGCTCTTTCTATGTGAGTTAGCGtaataaattatgcaataaGGCTGCCCAAGCATACCTCAGCAAACTCCAAACTTGTATTGCAAGATCTCAAGTCGATTGTTGAACCTGCAATGGGTAGAACTGTTTCGTCGGGTCTATGATATTCTAGAGGTTGAAGGTGATCTAGAGGGTGGAAGGTTATTGTTGAACCACGAGCAGGGCAAGATAGTTGGTAATATTCACAAATTATTTGCAAGGATCCATGGTCGTTTGCCTGCAAAAAAGTGCAAGAAAGGAAAGAAAACACATCAGGAGGCGCATATAAATCATATGGCAGAAACCAAAAGACACTTCAGATCTTAACCTTTGCCCACTCAAGGACACTTTGTTCACTGAAGATATCTCGACCAGATGAACTTGCCTCTTCTGTTTCTGCCTCGTCAAAATCACATCTAAAATTCCTATCTTCACATGGTGATGCGAAACTGCAGTAACAGATTACAAAACCTTTCTTTTAACATTTTACTAAAGCAGAGTACAAAATTAATGATCAGGCTCATACTCCTCAAACAAATGCTGCAAGTATGTTCAAGCATAATGcattataaaataatgaaatgttCGCCCCTCAAGGGATTCGAATTCAGGTGATGCATTCACcgaacaagatgatgcatccactaTAAATCTTCATGATCAAAGGGCTAAGAATGGTTTCAAATGCGAACCATTATATAAAATGAGAATAGAGGACCATTTTCAGCCTTTCAATCATCTCACCTGAGTTCGAACTCTGGAaggagtgaatttttttttttctttttcgagtGCATCATTGTTTTCACATTCTCAttttataaccacaccctatatatgtGAGAACCATATCTTTTGTGAGAAGTGAGAACCATGCACAAtcacataaaatatatgaacAAGAGATGGTCATATCGTGAATAATTATAATACATGAACAATCACATTAGTTGATTTTCGATCTTGTATGTGTTATATTTAATTGTTCACGATCGACCATCtcttgttcatgtatttatgtGTTTGTACATGGTTCTCAATTCTCCCTGGATCCCAACCCTATAATGCAAGAGCCAAACAATGGATATTAACTACCTGGAAGATGACTCAGAACTTTCACATTGTTGGTACCGCATGAATGGTATTACAGCATTTGGTAAACGCCTTTCTAATGACTGCTTGGCACTAAGATTGTCAGTAATACATGAATCAACTTCAACTGCAGGTTCTTCCCAAGAAGCTAGTTTCTCTATCTCGGGATCAACAGGGACAACAGTGCCATTAGGTTCTTTCTTCAAATAATTGTCTTGGTCTAGATTATGAAGTTCAAACTGAGATATATCGTTAATTATGCTTCCTGAGATAGAACCGCTTGACTCAGAAGCTTCAACTGCCCCATTTTGTGTGTTGGGTGATCCATCGGCCAGGAAACTTTCGGCTTTCTCTTCGAATGTTTCAACCATATCGCAGCCCACAGGTGAGTCGAAATCCAATCCATTTATCTGCTTTGTTAATCGTTCCAACCTCTCTTCAGTAAAGATGCTAAAGCACaaaagaaaagtgtaagaaacTGTGATGCTAAAATCTAAAAGTCATTGAATTATCAATATAGGTTGTAACAAGAAGGAATTTGAAATAGTGCGCTAGAGAAAGTACTCAGCAACCTATTCAACACGCCAAAATGCAGCTCAAAAAATGGAAGCCTGGAAAGAATGCAGTAACAACGACGTGTGGTCAAAATATAGCGGCTCCGACTTGAACAGGCAGGTTGCCCATCAGAGATAGTGGAGATCAATCCTGAGGGCTTTTGTATCATTTCTTCAACCAAAACACAGCAACCATaaagagttgaagaatcagCAACCTGAACgcagaaaagaaaatattgaacATCTAGTAAAAATCAGGGTACATCACACTTTTGTGATGACCGGTAGAGAAGAAAAGGTTGCTCAACATATTGATGCACGTTTCAAACAACATTAAAAGGGGCagaaaaatagagaaataaAGCTCACAAAGTGCTAAAAACGATGCCCTAGAGGAAAGAGGTCAAAGATGGTTATGTTTTAAACTTAAAAAAGCCACGAAAGACCCTCAGCCGGAAGGCAAAATCACTGAACCGTACAACGAGGACCTTATTGGGCTAAGGCAAAGAAAGTAACTCTGGATATGCAAGGTCCGTACAACCAAAATGTGAGAAGATAAAGGAACTGTTTCATTGACTTTGAATAAAGATGTAAACAATTACTAATGGGAAACAAAATCAGCAGGCTAGAAGAGCAGCACCTGACACAACAAATTGCTACAACTAGATGCAGTAACGAGATTATGCTTCTTCCACAAACAACAAAGAGTCCGAGCACATCAAAAAGTCAGAAATAACATAGAAAGGTAAGGTCATCAAGAGCCCGGTTAAAAATGCTTCATCGGACAAACTTCAGAAAACAATAGCAACAAAATATTATCCAGCATACCTGCAGCCGGAAGACAAATGACAAATCACTCTGTTTGAGATGCTCCTGTAAATAGAGTACCAGAGCTATTCAGAAGACACTCGgcaagataaataaaataaaatcataatgctGCAAGACTCCTGCCCTATGATGATTGGGTCAGTAAAAAGATCACGGGAAAACTACAAAAGAAAAGCTTCCGTTAGAGAGTTACTTCAGgttctctttcttcttcatttttttcaggGTGGGATGGATGATGGGAGGCCATTGAAATAGAATAAATACAGCCTACAATACCCCCCCCCCCTCTCCTCCAACCACCCCCTAACAAAATGGAagaacttaaaaaaataaaagttgggagGACAAAACCAAAAGGCTATGTGGAAAACAGTATTAGATAACTTCCCACAGCAAACCGAATCATCATTTCTACAACTACCATCTTCCATAATGATGACTTGAATATATTAATACACAAACTGATCAGAAGTTTGCAAATTCAACATAAAGTCTAATTAACTTTTaaaaacagtttgcatttcaatAATCTTCTAATAAATTATgacaaattgtttttttttcttggctAGCTCTGGAGCTAACTGGATATGCATAACTCAAGTATGAAGAAGTACCTGTCCGAGAAGTATCTCATTCAATTCACTCATTGATGGAGTTCTCTCAACGGCATTCACCTGTATCAAAGATTgaaatttacaaaataaatattaaagtaTAGGATCAGATTGGCGTAGGCTAGATTCTGAAGATGTAAGAGCGGAAGTCCGAAAGGTGTAATTTATCTGTCTTAATCATTTAGATTAGTGAAACAACTGCAGCCCTCAAGAGACTACTTCAGTAACTACATGTAACAAAGTTCTGCAGGAACTTCCATTTATATGAAAGTTACAGATGCCAAGAATACATGGAAAAGGGGTTATTGATGGTTAATAGAAAGCTGGTTTTAAGTAAATGCATCAACAAGTATCATAACATTGATGCCTGAAACAATATTAATATAGCTTAGGGAGACATACTGGAATACTGAATCTTTTAGGTTAGCCTATGAATGAATcgtaattattttctaaaaaataaaaaagaatatcaCATTAACTGATACAAAAAAGTGCATTAATAAACTAGCCCCGGCTCTTTCTTACCCCCTTCCATGACAAATTTCTGTACAAGTCAAGTTTCCAGAAAAGATATACACAAAAATAGCCAAGGAGGTTAAAGAATAATGAGAGGCTGAAAAGTGCTCAATTGCACCCTACCTCTACTCCATTTGGAAAGCAGAAAGAAAGGAGATCCTTGTACTTTAGTGGCAGTTGCTTTTCTGGAGGATAAACAAACAAGACCTGATATTCGCAGCAAGAttgtaattaattataatagttatTACATCAAGACACAGAAATTATGGTTAACCAAAAAAACTATAATCAACACCTGAGGCTCAAGGTTAGGTTCTATACGGCACTGATTCTGACCACCGAGTGCACTTCGCAATCTCCCTGAACCTTCAAATTTTCTAGCAAAGTACAGATTTTGGAGTGCTTGAACATCAGAATTAGGAGGAAGTCCAACAACCACCATGCTCTCAAAAAGCTTCGATGGCTCCTTCCATACTTTGTGATCCTACAAACTTTAGCGACACAATGATACACGAAAACCACAAACAAGTAACAAACTATTCCATAAGTCCATAACAGCACCTCTAGCCCTTTGTGTAGGAGAAAAGCAATTAAGCACAATGACTAGGATAATAAGACATCGGAACATACAGACAAAGATACAAAGATCTCCAAAAGAGGGGGTTAAAAATTGGTAGCTTTCAGCTAATCCACTGGGTATGAGCTTCTTcatattcatataattttttCCAGCATAAACTTTAATCAAACATAACTATAGATGTTCAGACATAATCAAGAAAACTAATGAGCAACTAATTGATGAGAAGAGAGCGCACCAGCATTTGCAATTGAAAGTTAGCCCACTGACGCTTTTGACTAGTTAGTATTTCTGGGTTATACGCTCCGCTTTTAACTTCGGGAGGACTGGATAGTCCTTTCAATAATCTTGAGACCTGATGCTGAAGTTTTTTAAGCTGGCCACCACTATCATCTTTTGATGAATACACCACAGAAGGCCGTGGAGAACGAacagctgctgctgctgctgcaacaGCTCTAGCAACATCCTCAGTTGTTGGCATATAGAATGATGAGCTCCAACTAGGACTACCTGATTCTTCACCTCTCTCCATGTCTCTATCAAAACCCTTTCCTTCAAACAAATTTAGAAAATCCAGTCAGCGCAGCAGTATGAAGGCAACTAAACAACGATTACTCAAATAAAACTTCAAATCTTCTAGAGAAGAGGTTGCTTCCGTTAACAACAGTGCCAAATAAAAATTAGGAATAGAAAGCAAAGGAAAACTAAAAATATATCATCTTCTTTTCTTTATTCTATATTGAAAAAGGCATACATACTGTAACCTGAAGTTTACTAGCAATCTCAATCCTCATGGTTATTTTTCTCATTTCTAGATGAGAGCCAGACCAATAAACTGATACTCATCATTTCTACTAGAACACGAACAATGCAAAAACTTCACAAAAAGATAGCTCCTTTCACCTCTTCACCTTTTGCTACTTGATACACTTTCTCAACTAGAAATTCAGATGGAGAATACTAATTCCAATATTTAATCCCAGCTTCTCTTCAACCATAACAAATTCATACTGAACCCCTcgataaataaaaaagaacagGGAAAAGGGAAAACAGAAGAGAAAAGAACAAAAGAAAAAGGCATGGGATAAATAAAAAGTGAACGCGTATCTATTGCCGCGTGCAACAATCTGACTAGAACTGGAaactgaaaaatgaaaaataaagaaaagaaaagaaaagaaaaaaaccccTTAATTCGCTGATAATCACCTGATATGTC
This window encodes:
- the LOC130987423 gene encoding uncharacterized protein LOC130987423 isoform X3, producing the protein MVVVGLPPNSDVQALQNLYFARKFEGSGRLRSALGGQNQCRIEPNLEPQVLFVYPPEKQLPLKYKDLLSFCFPNGVEVNAVERTPSMSELNEILLGQEHLKQSDLSFVFRLQVADSSTLYGCCVLVEEMIQKPSGLISTISDGQPACSSRSRYILTTRRCYCILSRLPFFELHFGVLNSIFTEERLERLTKQINGLDFDSPVGCDMVETFEEKAESFLADGSPNTQNGAVEASESSGSISGSIINDISQFELHNLDQDNYLKKEPNGTVVPVDPEIEKLASWEEPAVEVDSCITDNLSAKQSLERRLPNAVIPFMRYQQCESSESSSSFASPCEDRNFRCDFDEAETEEASSSGRDIFSEQSVLEWAKANDHGSLQIICEYYQLSCPARGSTITFHPLDHLQPLEYHRPDETVLPIAGSTIDLRSCNTSLEFAEAHGELVVEEEAAALSVWAIACLCGTLRLEHVLTIFAGALLEKQIVIVCSNLGILSALVLSIIPLIRPYQWQSLLMPILPNDMLDFLDAPVPYIVGVKNKTELQAKLTNAILVDANRNQVKSPSLPQLPQQRELYSLLSPYHAKLVGESYLGKKRPVYECTDVQIEAAKGFLEVLRSYLDSLCSNLRSHTITNVQSNDDKVSLLLKESFIESFPSRNRPFMKVGTQHYNVYFKCIIFYFDTLFMASHLYVILRI